One segment of Agromyces albus DNA contains the following:
- a CDS encoding MalY/PatB family protein, with the protein MARSKQASSPTFPTSTARRAESACASFLATRFGWDIPAELVHLVPDVLAGLRITIKHFTPPGAAVIVPTPAYMPFLDVPARAGREIIQVPSHVVDGRWAMDLDGIDRAFAAGAGLLVLCNPHNPLGQVMTSVEQSALSQVVERHGGRVFSDEIHAPIIYPGATHLPYAALSDATARHTITAIATSKGWNIPGLKTAQLILTNDEDQATWHDRDLVPSQTGSILGAVAAAAAYLDGVDWLDSAVARFDANRHLLAGLLSRHTPEIGMRMPDATYLAWLDFTSAGLKVAPASFLLDAAGIAASDGAACGTGGDGFVRFNFALEAGMLEHAVVRMAHALQEPPSARAPTAHQHLPTRSRSH; encoded by the coding sequence ATCGCGCGGTCGAAGCAGGCTTCCTCACCTACCTTCCCAACGTCGACGGCACGGCGGGCCGAGTCGGCGTGCGCCAGCTTCCTCGCGACCCGGTTCGGTTGGGACATTCCCGCCGAGCTGGTGCATCTCGTACCCGACGTGCTTGCCGGACTCAGGATCACGATCAAGCACTTCACGCCGCCCGGCGCAGCCGTCATCGTGCCGACACCTGCGTACATGCCGTTCCTCGACGTGCCAGCCAGAGCCGGTCGCGAGATCATCCAGGTGCCATCCCATGTCGTCGACGGTCGCTGGGCCATGGACCTCGACGGAATCGATCGGGCGTTCGCAGCCGGCGCCGGCTTGCTCGTGCTGTGCAACCCGCATAACCCGCTCGGCCAAGTGATGACGTCGGTGGAGCAGTCAGCTCTCTCGCAGGTCGTCGAACGACACGGGGGCCGTGTCTTCTCCGACGAGATCCACGCGCCGATCATCTATCCCGGTGCCACCCATCTTCCCTACGCCGCTCTGTCCGACGCGACAGCGCGCCACACCATCACCGCGATCGCGACCTCGAAGGGCTGGAACATCCCCGGCCTCAAGACAGCACAGCTCATTCTGACCAACGACGAGGACCAAGCGACCTGGCACGACCGCGACCTGGTGCCGAGCCAGACCGGCAGCATCCTCGGAGCCGTCGCGGCCGCCGCCGCCTATCTCGACGGCGTCGACTGGCTGGACTCGGCGGTCGCGCGGTTCGACGCGAACCGGCACCTCCTTGCAGGCCTCCTCTCCCGGCATACGCCGGAGATCGGCATGCGGATGCCGGATGCGACGTATCTCGCGTGGCTCGACTTCACCTCGGCAGGGCTCAAGGTCGCACCAGCGAGCTTCCTGCTCGACGCCGCCGGAATCGCGGCATCCGACGGCGCTGCGTGCGGAACGGGTGGCGACGGATTCGTGCGTTTCAATTTCGCGCTCGAGGCTGGAATGCTCGAGCACGCCGTAGTCCGAATGGCACATGCGCTCCAGGAACCGCCCTCCGCGCGAGCCCCGACGGCGCACCAGCACCTGCCGACACGGTCACGATCCCATTAG
- a CDS encoding SDR family oxidoreductase translates to MTPTHRPVALVTGATGGMGAEIVAELTTTHDVVAVGRSASRLRELQESTGCRTVLVDLGDLDSLRAGLEGLERLDVLVHAAAIADALRVDEASVADWESHLRTNVVAPAELTRLALPMLRKRQGTVMFIGSGASTRPVPGNAVYTATKHALKGLADVLRIDEAPNRVRVTTIAPGQTDTPMLRHQHDALERPYEPERYIRPETVARAVRFVVDATPDVQLTDLAVRPRREIA, encoded by the coding sequence GTGACCCCCACCCATCGACCTGTCGCCCTCGTCACCGGCGCAACCGGAGGCATGGGAGCCGAGATCGTCGCCGAACTCACGACGACGCATGACGTCGTCGCGGTCGGCCGATCTGCAAGCCGGCTTCGCGAACTGCAGGAATCGACCGGATGTCGGACGGTGCTCGTCGACCTCGGGGATCTCGACAGCCTCCGCGCTGGGCTCGAGGGTCTTGAACGACTCGACGTGCTCGTGCACGCCGCGGCGATCGCCGATGCGCTCCGCGTCGACGAGGCATCCGTCGCTGACTGGGAGTCGCACCTACGCACCAACGTCGTCGCCCCGGCGGAGCTCACACGCCTGGCACTGCCGATGCTCCGCAAGCGCCAGGGAACCGTGATGTTCATCGGCTCGGGCGCGAGCACTCGCCCCGTGCCCGGGAACGCCGTCTACACGGCCACGAAGCACGCGCTCAAGGGCCTCGCCGACGTGCTCCGCATCGACGAGGCACCGAACCGCGTGCGGGTGACGACCATCGCACCCGGCCAGACCGACACGCCGATGCTGCGTCACCAGCACGACGCGCTGGAGCGCCCCTACGAACCCGAGCGCTATATCCGGCCAGAGACCGTCGCTCGGGCGGTGCGATTCGTCGTCGATGCCACGCCCGACGTTCAGCTCACCGACCTCGCCGTGCGTCCCCGCCGGGAGATCGCATGA